The Drosophila sulfurigaster albostrigata strain 15112-1811.04 chromosome 3, ASM2355843v2, whole genome shotgun sequence genomic sequence AATTCTTAATCTTCTCATGttatctatttaaaatatatttcactaATGCTtggtattcttttttttttcgattttccggggacattatttatttctctatctcttataatctctgagatcGAGGTGCTCATTTAGACGGGCGGTCGAgagactgacagacagacagacagacggacagacagtcaaagttatatcgtctcggctgttaacgcggatcaagaatatattttatatagtcaGAGATGCCTCCCTCTGCATGTTCCATACAGCTGCGAGAAGCACAAAGTTATGAAACACTTTtgccctatgggtagcgggcataaaaatatttcagcaACGTTGAACATACGAATGTATATTGTACACAAATCACTTGATTGCTTAAACAAATCTCAAAGTCGAACTCGTGAGTCTGTGATCATCTACTTATTATGTTTCTTCAGAGAATATCGAATTCTCTACCCGAATTACCCGAGTTGTCACataacagcagctgccacattaatgataataataaaagagtaaagtaatactaataataataaaatactcaaGTACTGTTGGGATACTCCAGATTAGATAGTTGACTGGTACATTATGTCTCTCTAGAAAGAACgagtttttaataataaaacaataaagtaTTGGCTTATCAGCAGTAAGATGATGTTGACGTCTACTTGAATCTCTATCAGTTCAGACACAGAATCAGACTTCGACACGAGCCAAAGTATTTTTACTCGATGCGTCGAACTCATTCAGCTTAATTCATTGTGTCGCAAGTACGATACGATTGCTCGACTCTGTAAGACGAATGAAAACTGATTGTGCTTGagaagaaaactgaaaacataaacaaatgtgaatattataattcatttaaataattccacaaatcaattaaagtGAGTGTACAAATAGtaaactaaatacaataaagTGCAATTCGCAACttatgaaatgcatttgttaACTCAATTGTAAACATTCGTAGGAGtcttcaacaaaaaaagtgcatgcaataaataaataaatgaaacaaagtACACTAAAGTGCAATTTACATATACGAGACAAAGCATaaagtttagtttattttcgAGGTCTTCATCAACATCATAAAGAATTAGCTCAGAATTTATTTGGCGGAATCTgctaataaattcatataatgTCAATTAAAAAGTTGTGCAAATGATTATGCAAAGACATCGAAGTCTAATAATGTCAGTGCTGTCCAACGGATGAATTCTAGATTAATCTACTATATAGTGACAAATCAGAAACAGCTTTGTGTACTCCATCAATGGGCATCTTAGTGGGTGAAAATGCGAGCCACTTATGCGTGGATTTATTGGCAGATTTATTATCTGCCAGAGTTTGTATTTGAGTGTGTGGCACATTGATAGGCTATCcaatttgcatataatttattttcaattgttgtgACATTTTCTACTTGCGCAAGCAGCGCCGACACTTGCCTCTGTTGCTCATTGGGCAGGTTGCCACAGTCGTGGGAACATGTTGCAAGGTTGCCCGTTGCCTGTTGCAcgttgcctgttgctgcttggTTTAGTTGCCTGTGTTGATTGTTTCTTGTCGCCAGCAACAAATCTGTGGCCAACTTTCACTCAATTGTCGTAATTAAGCCATCTTAAGGCAGAGTCTccctttctcactctctttgcTTCATCGTCAGAGTTACAAAGCGTTTATCTGGTTGCAGACAATAGGTTCATCTAGCTGCTATCTGTGGCACATAGTTGCCGTGGTGTATACTTGCTGCTTCGTTGGCGCACCTTCAATTAATGAATCGACTGACTTCATTTATGTAGAGACCTGGTAAAAGTTGGaggtttgttgttgcagcgaTCTGTTCGCTGCAATTGATACGGATTCTGGCTAAATGCCATTTTAGCCGAATTGCAAACGGACCTTAATGTGTCAGCTTTCAGGTGCTAATGCTTGGCCAAGTTGTCACGCTAACTGTATCTGTTACCAGCTTGACTTGGCCGCATGTATCTCAGGCCATACTCGTAACGTGAAACCGGTTCGCTCTTTCGATCAAGTATGAAATCACAATCTTCCGTATTTTAACGCCAGTCTGTTGCAGCTTGCTCGGTGAGTAGGGGCTCCGCTGGGTCGGAATTGTGTATTTATCAGCTTACTTTAAGTTTCAGTGTGACCCACTTTAAGACGagatattcttatttaaaatttcagtttattcTGAAGCTacttaacttatttattaaacataaaCTTATTTGCTAGGAATTGAAAACTAAGCACTAGATTAGAATCTTTTTTTCGATTCTTTACATTATTTCGAGTTTATTTAGTACACTCTAAAACTcttatttcacttttcttcTATACTCTAAATTGAACAAATCATTTCTGTATATTCTTTACACATTCACCTTTACACCAAGTTTCcgattttacttttataaaagtgaaagtaaaaatataccgttttTTTGCAGCACTTTGCACATGCTTTCATGTTAAATATCAGGAAATGTTAATCAGCCACTTTTGTGGTGACATTGACTGcgttttgatttgattatatCAACTTCTGCATTTGGGCTTCGTCTTACGATTTATCAACAGAAACTTATTGATAATTTCAGccacataattttaaattttatttcacatacacttatgtttatttaaatttaaagcaactttaaattaatacaactcatttattaagtatataaaaaatcatttctaatgataaataatataaatttttaaatttggacATACTTAACCATAATTATTTCTGCAAGAAAATGTCGGTCATTTTAAAAGAATCAACTTTTATTTGAGAAAATGATCAATGATTTTTTCATACCAACACAACAATGCCTTTCTCATCATTCTACTTTCAAAATTATAAGCTGTACATTATTTCtgtaaaattttttaatctaacaaaatttttattttttgtcatttttataACAGGACAAGACGTAACATAAGTGTAATTCTGATATGGGTGATCAAGCAAAGAAGCCGGTAATTCGCCCGGTTGAGAAGACTGGCGATCCCATCATCTCGCAGATTGGCGACTTCAGGATATATCAGTTCTTCTTCTGTATGCTCGTGTTTCTAAGTAAATTCGGAACAGGATGGCACACGCTGGCACACATTTTCCTTGCGGCTCCGACTCCAGTCTCGTGTAAGACTGAAAACGTGACCGATGCCTGCAGCAGTGACTGTGATGAGATAGAGTTCGATACGAGTGTGTTCAAGACGACAATTGTCACCGAATGGGGTTTGGTCTGCGAAAAGAGATTTCTGTCCAGTTTGTCGCAGTCTTTTGTCATGATGGGAATTATGTTTGGCAGCATGTTCTTTGGAATGATAGCGGATcggtaaataaatataaagtaccTACTTCatttcttataaaaaaaagtaattctATTTACACAGCTTTGGTCGTCGACCTGCTTTCTTAGGGTGTTGTTTTATGCAGTTGATATGCGGACTTATCGTATGCTTGTCCCCATATTATTGGTTTTATGTAATCTTCAGATTTCTAACTGCCTTCGCCACAGGCGGAACAATGTGCACCaggtaatttatttattacaatatacaattctacatatttttattattgcttcaCACTTTGTCCACCACTCTTTGCAGCTTTGTGCTGATTATGGAGATCATTGGACCAAAGAGACGTGAACTAATCGCCATTTTATACCAGATTCCTTTCAATGTGGGTCATGCCTCATTGGCAATCTTTGCGTATTTCATTCGCGAATGGAGATGGTTCCAGTTCAGCGTCACAATATTCTCAGCAGTCTTCCTCATTTACATATGCCTTATACCTGAGTCACCACGATGGCTCTTCACCACCGGCAAAGTGGATGATTCCATCAAGATTTTGGAGAAGATTGCCAAACGCAACAAGGCGCCAACGGAAACGATTCGTCCCGAGATCGAGGCTGCTTACAAGGTTTTGGCCGCTAGAACACCGGCGAAAAAGGGAACTTTAATTGATCTGTTTCGCACTCCCTACTTACGATTGAAGACTATCTGTATGGCCATCGTTTGGATTGTGGTTTGCATGGTATACTACGGCACAGCTCAATACATTTCCAATCTAGGCGGTGATATTTTCCTCAACAATCTGATTGCCGCTGGTCTGGGAATTCCCGGAACTCTGCTGTGCGTGGTGATGACCAAGTATATGGGACGCAAGATCACAATGATGATCACAAATGCGATCAGCGGTGTTGCCCTTTTGCTGCTGGTGTTTTTAGTCTATGCGAGCGACAAGCTTCAAGTCATTTGTGCAACATTTGGTCTATTTGGGGCTTCGATAACATTTCCTAATGCATATCTTTGGGGTGGCGAAATGTTCCCCACAGTTGTACGGTCCAATGGCATGGGACTTTGCTCTATGTTGGGTCGTGTTGGTGGACTTTTGGCGCCTCTGATTTGTGATCTGGCCCACATTAAGCTGTGGATAACGCCCCTAATATTCGGAATCGTCTCTATAATAGCGGTAATTGCAACCATTTTCTTGCCAGAAACAAGAGGTCATCCCCTGCCTGAAACATTGGAGGACGGCGAAGCATTCGGACGTAAAGAGGCCTAAGTGAAGTGTAGAGAAGTCAAAGAGCACAGCAAATACTGTTAAGCAGATGGAAGATCAGCTCTCAGTAGCGGAATAGATCTGCAATAAGTACGCAacgtatattttaattggacAAGACAAAAATTgacgcaaataaaatttaatgtgaaTTCCggtataaacaatatttattatataaattctaGCTGTAAAGAAAGTAATAAAATCACCAAAGCGCAAGCCGCTAATTGAcgcatataaaatttatagtaGAGAGTCCAAGAATTTTAGAAGTGATCGAGaatgagaaagagacagacagagagaaagagatagagagagcaaCCGCTTGTTGAATGACcttcaaagagagagagaaatctGCTGAAAAGTTGCAGGTTAATATCATTGTCAACTTTTGGCACGCCTCATTTATATGCAACACCCGTGTTGCCATCATGTATGTGcgtctcactctctctctccttctctctacTCTTTGTCCAGCAAGTCAAAAGAGCAGTCGCCGTCGGCACTTGGCAACATGTTGAAGCTTTCATCCAGCGATGCTCAATCGCCACTCAAGTTTCAGATTGGGATGCTGCCTGAAGTCTTCTGTGTTGTCTGGGCAGTCAATCACCAGTTGGGGGCAGCCGCTAGCCATAGCCATCGGACGCAACTTGCCCCCGTCGGCTGAGGCAAGTTTTTAGCGTCATCGGCGCTGGCAGCTTGTCATGTCAGCCGTACGAAAACTGTCAGAATTCGAGTTGCACTTGGAGTTTGGCGTTGAACGTTTGCTGCCTCAATGCACATTATCCCGACTCATTCCAGTTCCAGGTCGAGTTTTTAGCCTCTGTTGTGGCAACACTGGGGTGatagggagagggagaggggtaATGGCAATGCTTGGTTGCGGCATCAAAGTCCGACTccgagtcagagtcagagtccgAGTCGGCGTCGCATTTTTAATCAGCTGCGGCGCGTCTTAGTGATAATTACCAGACATTTTAGTTGCCTCTTTGCCGTTTCGTTTCCCGCTGATCCTTTTGGTTCATGCTGTTCCTgttgtataattaattacaaGTGCCACATTCATGTTGTGCTTGCCTCATTATTTATTACACTCCCAGCCCTGAGCCTCTGACTGTCTTGGCTCCCGAAATCATAAAAACGAATTTCCtgaagttttttgtttgcccaaAAAGCAACAAGCGATGTCATCGAATACTTTGCAAGCATATAATCAAGCTAGTATCTTAGAAGATTTCGAAATATGTGTAAACTATTTAATCTGAGGgggaaaatttcaaaataaaatctgagacaaaatattatttattaaattgcataataaatttatgtagaGCTGTTTAGCTTCGtccatttcatatatatatataaatgtagttATTAGATTAAATATTATCGATTAAAAGTTATGTCTACTGAAAATTTTACTTAGATAAGtgagaaagctgcagtcgagtatGTTCGAGtatgtgagatacccgctacccatttgaaataatagcaaaacagtacggtaatattctgaaaatatactaattaatataccacaaaaatactaaaatataccgaaggccatATTTATTATGTCGATGAAGTGcaacattcgaaatatatcatagataccctaatataccgaatagtatt encodes the following:
- the LOC133842175 gene encoding organic cation transporter protein, translating into MGDQAKKPVIRPVEKTGDPIISQIGDFRIYQFFFCMLVFLSKFGTGWHTLAHIFLAAPTPVSCKTENVTDACSSDCDEIEFDTSVFKTTIVTEWGLVCEKRFLSSLSQSFVMMGIMFGSMFFGMIADRFGRRPAFLGCCFMQLICGLIVCLSPYYWFYVIFRFLTAFATGGTMCTSFVLIMEIIGPKRRELIAILYQIPFNVGHASLAIFAYFIREWRWFQFSVTIFSAVFLIYICLIPESPRWLFTTGKVDDSIKILEKIAKRNKAPTETIRPEIEAAYKVLAARTPAKKGTLIDLFRTPYLRLKTICMAIVWIVVCMVYYGTAQYISNLGGDIFLNNLIAAGLGIPGTLLCVVMTKYMGRKITMMITNAISGVALLLLVFLVYASDKLQVICATFGLFGASITFPNAYLWGGEMFPTVVRSNGMGLCSMLGRVGGLLAPLICDLAHIKLWITPLIFGIVSIIAVIATIFLPETRGHPLPETLEDGEAFGRKEA